CGTCAGCGCAGTCAAGATCGGTGCGGATGCATTGCCTGAGCTCGGCGACCATGTCCTCGCCGAGGCAGGCGTCGGCGCAGGCGGTGCAGGCCTGGGCGCACTCGAAGCATGCGGCTATGCACTCGGCCAGTTTGTCCTTCGGCGCGGTCCCCGCACCTTGGGGGTGGGAATCGAGCATCGCGCTGATGTGATGTGTCATGTTCGGGGCTCCTTTGCCGCTGGTGGCATGGCGGCTGGCGGTTTCCTGCCGTCAGGGCCACCCTAGCCCGGCCGCCCCTGTCCCGTCAGCCCTCTCCGGGCGGCTTTCTCCTGCCAAGGACAGGGAAGGCAGACGGGTTACTCAGCTGTCGCTGGCGGAACGGAACGTTGTCCCGCCGTCGGTGGATACGGCGAGCCCTTCGGTGGTGGCGGCCCAGATCCATGGTTTTCCTTCGCCCTTTTTCACAGCGGTTATCGCCTGGACCCGTCCTTCGATCGAGCCTGTCTGGATCCAGGTGCTTCCCGCGTCTGCTGAATACTGCACCGCACCGTCGGGTTCAACGCCGAAGACCTCGGTGCCGGTGGCGAACGCCGCGAACTGAATAACAGGCGCCGTTGGAACCAGTACCCAAGTCTTGCCGCCGTCGGTGGAGCGCTGGAGCCCATCGCGAGTGGTCGCGAGAACAGTGTCAGTTTCCGGGTTCCCGGCCAGGACGGCAGGGACGAACTCGGCCGGGACGTCGGCCCAGGTTTTGCCGTCGGGACTGGTCCGCAGCGCCCCGTCATACGCGATGATCCCGGACTTCGTGGTAGCGAGGGCATGGAAGTCCGATTCCCCCTGGCGGGACAGTTGCTCCCAGGTTTTGCCGCCGTCCGCGGATTTGATCAGGCCCATGGGGTTGGGCAGGTTGGAGCCGGGGCCGGGGTGCCCGGACGCATAAAAAACGCCTTGGTCGGTTGCGGCTGTGAAACCCATCAGGTCGTTGGTGTCCCCTATTTTGGTGGCCGGGGATTTGGTGACATCGAACAGGCCTTCATGAGTAGCGAGCAGCACCTGGTCGGTTTCGCGGTTCACGCCCAGTCCGTGGACATGGGAGCTGGGAAGGCCCGAGGCGGCTGTGGATGGTGCGGTGCCGGCAGCTGGGGTGCCCGATGTCGGCCCCTGACTGCAGGCAGACAGGGTGAGCATCAGGGCGGCCGCTGCGGCCAGGGCAGCCGCGGGCCGGTATCGGGTTAAAGAGTGCAGGGGCATAAGGAAACTCCAAAAATGGGGACCGGAGAATGGTGGGGGAAGTCACCGGCCCTGCGCGAGGGGCCGGTGACTTCAACGTGTGCTGGTTACAGGGTGGCCAGCAGTTCCTTCATTTCCTTGATTTCGGCTTCCTGCGCCGTCACGATGTCTTTGCTCAGTTTGATCGCGTCAACGTTCTTGCCCTGAGCTGTTTCGGTCTTGGCCATCATCACGGCGCCTTCGTGGTGGACAATCATCTGCTGCAGGAAGTTCTTGGCCGCTTCGGTGCCCTGGGCGGCTTCGAGCTGCTTGAGGTCGTCCTCGCCCATCATGCCGTCCATGCTGTGGCCGGCGCCCATCGTGGCGGATTCGTTCCAGCTCTTCAGCCAGCCCGTCATCGTTTCGATCTCCGGTGCCTGGGCCGCCTTGATCCTGGTGGCAAGGTCGGTGACCGCTGAGGGGATGTCCTTCTTCTGCAGCATCATCTCGCTCATTTCCACGGCCTGTTCGTGGTGCGGGATCATCCCCTGGGCGAACATGGTGTCGGCCGCGTTGTGTTCGGCCGAGGCGGCCGGTGCGCTGCTGGACATCATCCCCGAGCTGCTGTGGTTCGTGCCCGGCATCGAGCTTCCGGTTGCGGTGGAGCTGGAGGTGTCGGTGGAGCAGCCGGCGAGGGCGAGTGCTGCGGCAACGGCAGTGGTGGAAAGGGCAAGGAATTTCTTGTTCATCATGTTTGGGTGTCCTTCAAGACGTGGGTGGGCGCGTGGGCGCCCCGGTGGGTGAGTGTGCATCGGTGATGCCTTGGAGAGGTTCGAAGGAGCCGGCACCGGGCAGGAGTAGCGCTGGTCAGGTCACAGCGCAGGCTGGCGTTTTACGTTCGGCTGATGCAGAGCTCATCCGGTGAAGGACTGCTGGGAAGATAGGACCAGCCCGCGGTGGCATCGGTCAGGGCCCCTGTGTTGGTGCTCCTGGCGATGACCCAGGCGCCTGGCAGCGGTGCGGTCAAGGAACCGGACTTCGCTGAAGGCGTGCAGGACGCAGCCATCGCCTGCATGCTGGTGCAGTTGCCCGAGTCCGAGCACTGCACGACATCCACACCTGAACCCGTCTGGAACCCAGGGATGTCCAGGGCGGAAGACGCGGGAAGGTGTCCTCCGGCATGTCCGGCAACGGATGATTCGTGATGGGCGCTGCCGGCCGCTGCTTCCATGGACGGTGAGTGCAGCGCGTGGTTGCCCGTCATGACATGCATGCCGAAAATGCCTGCAATAAGCGCCAGGACGGCTCCGAAAAGACCCGCCCGGCGAAGGAACGTGATCGCGGCGGTATTCACCGGTGCGGTCATGACAGTCCTCCTCCCTTCCCGGCGGGCTTTGGTTCAAGATTACCGGCAGCGTGCCAGGGACGCCTTCCGGTACAACGAGCCTGTGCCGGATTCGGTTTCGGCCCTGGACGGTAACGAGACAGGGAACTTAGGCCCTTGCGGCGAAAAACAGGCGCAGAACACACTAGGGGCAACAGTTGTGAAGAACCAGACGGAGGGACAGCGAGAGAGTGAACACGGAATGATCTGCCCGGGAACCCGTGCGGGCCACCGGGACGGCGAAAGCAACGGCCATGACCGGTGACCACGCCTCCCACCTGCATCCGCCTGCCGGACCACGTAGCGGGACGGTTCCAGGGCGGACCGTCCGGGGCAGGCTCCAGAGCCTGTGGCACACAGTCGTTGGCGCCGTCGGCCTGGTCATGGGGCTCCTGCCGCACGTCCTGCACCACATAGGGCTGCTGGCAGGGACTGCGCTCGTGGCAGGATCCGGCGGCACCGCACTGTTCGGAGCGCTCGGGGTGCTGGCCTCAATTCCAATGCTGATCCGCCTCTACCGGCGATTCGGCAGCTGGGTCGCACCGGCCGTGGGCCTGCTGGTCTTCGCCGCCATGTTCTCCCTGTCCGCGTTCGTCATCGGCCCGGCCATCAGTGGCGCCGGAGAGGACGTGACAACACCTTCCCCGGCGCCGACTGTAGACCACACCGATCACCCCGGCCATTAACCAGCCCGGGCCCGGGGCATCCGGCGCTCATCCGGATGCCCCCCCCCCCCCCCCGGATCGCGTGCCTATGCAGGGTAGTTCGCGCCTGCCAGGACGTAGCCGGAGGAGCGCACGGCTTCAGCCAGCGCCTCCAGGTCCACGGCGCCGGTGACGCTCAACCGCGATGTGCCGCCCGGCACCAGGTCCACCGTTGCCGACTCAACACCGGCTACCCCGGAAACGGCTTCTTCCACGGTCCGGACACAGTGTCCGCAGGTCAGCCCTTCCAGGGCGTACTGGGCATCGGATCCCAGGGCCTCCGGCTGCGCAGCCGCGGTAACCGTCGCGCGCGTTTCCGTGGCCGGGGAGCAGCAGCTGCAGCCCTGCTGCTCCTTGGAAGCCAGGGGCAGCAGGGTACGTGATTCGGTTGTTCCGCACATGTCAGTTTTCCTTCAATCAAGGGACAGGAAAGGGGATGTTGCGGTTGAACGGCTGTGACGGCCTCGGCCTGGACAAACCACGTCACTGGCAACATCCAAATAATACCCCACGGGGGTATAAAACGCAATGGTTTCGCAGCATCTGCAGCATCCTCCGGCGCCTGGCAAGGTGGGACGTTAGGCACTACCCGTCGGGCCGTGCGGGCCTGACAATTTGTGGCATGAGCAACCTTCCCGCCCCCGGACACCGCCCGCCCCGGCCATGGACGCAGGGCCTGCTGACCGTCCTCATTGCCGCGGCCGCCGTGTACCTGATCTCCAACCACTGGCTCCATGTCCTGGATGCGCTGCCCTATCTGGGTGTGGTGCTGGTGATGAGCCTTTGTATGTTCGGGCATGGAGGCCACGGCCATGGTGGGCACGGGGGCCACGGCTACAGCGGGCACACCGCCGCCGGGGAGGGGGAAGGAGCCGGTCATGTCCACTGATTACGGCTATGACCTGTGGTGGTTGGTGATCCTGAATTCGGCCGTGTTTATCATCTTTGCCTTCAGCTTCGTCCGGCCCAGAACCAAGCTGGACTGGCGGGCGCTCGGCGGATTCTCCGCGTTCATCGTGGCACTCTTCACCGAAATGTACGGTTTCCCGCTGACGATCTACCTGCTCTCGGGCTGGTTGGGGAACCGGATCCCGGGCCTGGACCTCCTGAATCACAACTCCGGGCATTTATGGCAGGACCTGACCGGCTGGCAGGGTGACCCGCACCTGAGCCCGCTGCACCTGCTCAGCAACGTGCTGATCGCGGCAGGGTTCATCCTGCTCTACAGGTCCTGGCAGATCCTCTTCACGGCCCAACGGGACCGCGGACTCGCGACCACGGGCCCCTATGGCAGGGTCCGGCACCCACAGTACGTGGGATTCCTGACCATCATGGCCGGGTTCCTGCTGCAGTGGCCCACCCTGCTGACCCTGTTCATGTTCCCGGTCCTGGTCATCGTGTACCTGCGCCTGGCCCGGAAGGAAGAACGCGTGATGGACGCCGAGTTCGGCACCGCCTACGCCGCCTACCGCCGCCAGGTCCCCGGATTCATCCCCCGGTTGGGACGGCGCCCCGCGGGCACCGGGCAGAAGCCGCAGGAGGGACTGTAATGCCCGTGCCCCGAAGACCTCGAACACGTAGCCCAGGAACTCAACGCCCGCCCCCGCAAAACCCTCGGCTGGGAAACCCCGGCCGAGCGACTTCGTGATCTACTAATAGCCAGCTAACCACGGGTGTTGCATCGACCCCTAGAATTCGCCCACCAGCCATGTCAACACGTTAAAGCAAAAACCCCTCTGACGAGGGGATATGCTGTGCCCGAGGTGGGACTCGAACTGTCTTCCGGGCCTTACAAATACTGGGAATTCCCGAAAAACATGCGGAATCCGAAGCAGTCCGAAGGCTCTACAAGGCAGTCCGAGACGCAAAGTGTGGACAATGTCCACACCCCGACTTCCGCCCCGTTGAAGCGTTCAACCAACCGCATCCCGAAACAAAGGGATGCGGTTTTTCTTTGTCCTGACAGATTTGGATCGGCCCTTCAACAGACATTTGCAATCCTTGAATCTGCCACTTTCCCCTTTGTGGACGCTCGCGCACGCCGGGCCACGATCGCAACGAGCGTTCTGAACTGACCTTGTCTTGGTAGGTCATGCCGCTTGGTTCCTTGGCATCGATGGACAGGCAGACGTTCCAACGCTGCTTGTCATTCTGATATGTCCCATGATCGCTGGGCGGGTCCTCCGCGCAACCAGGGCGCTACCGCGCCGACCCCGAACCGAAAACTTCATCACCAGGACAGCGCAGCAGTACCGCCACATGAAGTTTTCGCCCCCGGCGCCGGTACCCCAAGTTGCACTCCGGCCCCTCAACCCAGCGGGTGGTCCCCTACCAGAACGACACCCAGAACCAACAACAGCAAAAAATCACGGCAACACAAAGGGTGAAGGGAACCACGGGATCATGGAAAAGCTGACCATCACAACACCATCAGACGTCCTCAGCTTCATCGGGCACACCCTGGGCTTCTGGCCACAGGAAAGCCTGGTGTGCATCACGTTGAACGAGAACAGCATCGGCGCGACCCTGCGGATCGACCTGCCCCGCCAAGCAGGCCAGGAACTACCTCACGCACGCACCGTCGCCCACTACCTCACCAGCGACACCAACGCCACATCCATCCTCTTCGCCATCTACACGAGCGAAACCGCCCAGCACGGACAGGCCAAACCCCACGCCGGCACCATCGCGGCGCTCACCGGAATCCTCGCCCAACAGGGCATCGCCATCCGGGACGGACTCTTCGTCGGAGACGAAACCTTGTCCCCCTACGACGGCGAACCCGGCACCAGCCTCGCCCTGCCCGTCAGCTCCACCCAGACCAGTGCGATCAACGCCGAATCCATCTACCGCGGCAGCTTCATTGAACCCACCAACCGAAGCACCCTCCCAACCACCGGCCAGGAAGCAGCCAAAGCGGTTGCCGTCGAACACCACATAGACACCATCGCCGCCCAACCAACCAACACCGCACTCCAACAAGGCCGGAAACTCTGGGCCAACATGTTCGACTCCAACACCTTCCCTAACGGCAACGACTGCCACGCCCTGGTCGCAAACCTGCAGTTCCCAGCGATCCGGGACTGGCTCATCGCAGACATCCCAGGCGTCGACGAACCCATGCAGCGGATCCTGTTCGCCCAAGCCGACCAGACCCCGAAATGGTCACGCATCGAGTGGGCGCAACAACTGCTCCTTCACGCCTACGCCCGCACCAGCCCAGAACATGCAGCCCCTGTCCTTACGGCTATCGGCTACATCAACTGGTGGGAAGGCAGAGGCAGCAAAGCCCACCCAGTTTCTCCAGCTCGCCCTCGACACCAACCCTGCTTACCGCCTGGCGCGCCTCAGCGATCAAATGATCGGCTCAGGCATCGTCGCCGGCTGGAACATGAACAAAGAAACCGCCTACAAAACACTGCCCTTCCACCTGCCCTGAGGAACCAAAGCTCGAACTGCCAGAGCAAGGCTTGGCCCAAGTCAACCGGGGACAGCGGCCATCAGTTATCGTCTACCACCACTCCTGCTAGGCAGCCCTTAACTGGCTTCTGATATCAACCGGACTAACGTAAATCCTCCCGTAGCGGTGGTTGATGAAATCACGGTTACCGGTTGAAAACGGGTGGAGGAGCGGCCGAAAAGGGGGCTGCTATTGGCCTCTCACCGGGCCGTTTCTTCGCCCAGAATGCCGGGATCAGAACTGGTCAGCCACAGCCCGATCGTTGAGAGCGAAGAGCTGAAATTTCTGGCGCCATCGGAAGGGGCAGGTTGAGGGCGAAACCCCTTTTCCTCAACTAGTTTTGCAGCATTCGCTCCCGATTCCGGCCACTGCTAGTACTTCGCTACTGACCGGTAGTTGTCGCCACCGCGCAGCAGGAGCATGCGGCGTGAAGCGTTGTAAGTGCCATGCGGCGTGAAGCGTTGTAAGTGCTGAGTTCGGAGGGCCTTGCGTTATCCCCCCGGCTATTGCGCACTTATTCTGCCGGCTCGGTGTTGGCCAGGATGGGCGTCAGTAACGCGGCCGTAACGACGTGCATGCTCAGCTTGCACAACGCGCTCGAATTTCATAGCCGTAGCGGCGCACCTGCTTGAAATGAGGCGTACATGCCTGAGATCGGCGGTCTAGCACTTACGGGGGCACCAAGACTAGAGGATGACGATGAGACGACCGGATTGATCCAGATTTTCGTAAATGTGAGCACACACTCCGGCTACTGGGGCTCCCTGGAAGGAGGCCAACTGCTTCGGGCCTTTGGTACCCGACCGGCTCCCGCTACTGGCAAATTCGCCAACAGCGTTTTGAGTTTTCACCACCACAATTTCGGATCTTAGCTTTGGGGGGATGATATGAGTTCAGCAGCAGGGGAACAGCACCAGAAGAACCCTACTTTTAAGGGCAACAGTACCCGTTATCGGGGGACGTCCACGGCACGGACCCCTCTCGGCGAAGGTCCGAAGTGGTCGGCAGTCACAGCGCTCGTGCTTTCGGGCGTTGTCGCCATAGCCCTGCTTGCCTCATCTGTCTTCCTGCTTAGATATCTAGGCGATGTGTCTCCCGAAGCGTCACTTTCACTCATATTTGTTAGTGCCGCGATTGTCCTAATCCTAGTTGTGAGCACGCTTGTAATTGTTCTCAGAAGACTTGGACTGGCAGATGCCAACGAGGCTATGGGATTACCCAGCGGCTCCATTCGAGCGATCATCGCGCTCCTGCTCATCATGCTGTTTTTCATCGCCGCCATCTTTCTTTTCAATAGCAGCCTCAACCAGACCGACCCCACGCAAACGCGCTCCCTTGAAGGCGTAACCGCTGAACGGTTCGCCACTATCCCAACAGACCAAATCCAGAGTTCGCAAACACGGCAGGTCGATAATGCCACCGTTTACGATGTCGTCCTTTTCCAA
This genomic interval from Arthrobacter sp. SLBN-100 contains the following:
- a CDS encoding F510_1955 family glycosylhydrolase; translated protein: MPLHSLTRYRPAAALAAAAALMLTLSACSQGPTSGTPAAGTAPSTAASGLPSSHVHGLGVNRETDQVLLATHEGLFDVTKSPATKIGDTNDLMGFTAATDQGVFYASGHPGPGSNLPNPMGLIKSADGGKTWEQLSRQGESDFHALATTKSGIIAYDGALRTSPDGKTWADVPAEFVPAVLAGNPETDTVLATTRDGLQRSTDGGKTWVLVPTAPVIQFAAFATGTEVFGVEPDGAVQYSADAGSTWIQTGSIEGRVQAITAVKKGEGKPWIWAATTEGLAVSTDGGTTFRSASDS
- a CDS encoding DUF305 domain-containing protein, with the translated sequence MMNKKFLALSTTAVAAALALAGCSTDTSSSTATGSSMPGTNHSSSGMMSSSAPAASAEHNAADTMFAQGMIPHHEQAVEMSEMMLQKKDIPSAVTDLATRIKAAQAPEIETMTGWLKSWNESATMGAGHSMDGMMGEDDLKQLEAAQGTEAAKNFLQQMIVHHEGAVMMAKTETAQGKNVDAIKLSKDIVTAQEAEIKEMKELLATL
- a CDS encoding heavy-metal-associated domain-containing protein; translation: MCGTTESRTLLPLASKEQQGCSCCSPATETRATVTAAAQPEALGSDAQYALEGLTCGHCVRTVEEAVSGVAGVESATVDLVPGGTSRLSVTGAVDLEALAEAVRSSGYVLAGANYPA
- a CDS encoding DUF2933 domain-containing protein, with amino-acid sequence MSNLPAPGHRPPRPWTQGLLTVLIAAAAVYLISNHWLHVLDALPYLGVVLVMSLCMFGHGGHGHGGHGGHGYSGHTAAGEGEGAGHVH
- a CDS encoding methyltransferase family protein, with amino-acid sequence MSTDYGYDLWWLVILNSAVFIIFAFSFVRPRTKLDWRALGGFSAFIVALFTEMYGFPLTIYLLSGWLGNRIPGLDLLNHNSGHLWQDLTGWQGDPHLSPLHLLSNVLIAAGFILLYRSWQILFTAQRDRGLATTGPYGRVRHPQYVGFLTIMAGFLLQWPTLLTLFMFPVLVIVYLRLARKEERVMDAEFGTAYAAYRRQVPGFIPRLGRRPAGTGQKPQEGL
- a CDS encoding DUF4192 family protein — its product is MEKLTITTPSDVLSFIGHTLGFWPQESLVCITLNENSIGATLRIDLPRQAGQELPHARTVAHYLTSDTNATSILFAIYTSETAQHGQAKPHAGTIAALTGILAQQGIAIRDGLFVGDETLSPYDGEPGTSLALPVSSTQTSAINAESIYRGSFIEPTNRSTLPTTGQEAAKAVAVEHHIDTIAAQPTNTALQQGRKLWANMFDSNTFPNGNDCHALVANLQFPAIRDWLIADIPGVDEPMQRILFAQADQTPKWSRIEWAQQLLLHAYARTSPEHAAPVLTAIGYINWWEGRGSKAHPVSPARPRHQPCLPPGAPQRSNDRLRHRRRLEHEQRNRLQNTALPPALRNQSSNCQSKAWPKSTGDSGHQLSSTTTPARQPLTGF